CCAGAACACAAAAGCATGGAGAAGGTCGAAAAACAGACAAAGCTAGAAACTTTGATTGGTTTTTGTTTCTAATATCGACAAAAGGCATATGATTCCGATCATGAGGCATCAAATCTCAATTCCGACAAGAAGGAATCTTACCTTAAATCGAGAAACTCCGACGAGGGTCGTTGCTCGGCGATCTCGGAGTGAAAAGCTCGAAGACTCTATAGGTCGTTAGATGCCCATGTAATATGCTTTCAGGCCCACGCACCTCGAAGCAACGCGCTTTGTCAAAGCTTATGCAACTTCTATTGTACACCTAAAGACAGCTTTTTGATGGTACCCATTGTCCGATTTGCCCCGGCGGTAAGTCGGAATCGGTTCCTACCTTAATCACCGAGCGTTGACCAGAGAAGGAATAGATTTAAGCTATGCGCGCAAGGTGTTCGATTAAATACCGCAAAGGGATTATCTATGTTGTGTAGTGTGTTTAAGTTGAAAGTTACGAAATTACTAAAAAGTCCTCGAGATATCATGAAAGTCTGATTAGTATTGACAACAACTATGTTTAAGCATTTAAACATACACAATCTCATCCCAAGTAGAAGAATTAAGAACAAAATTAATACGTTTGGTGAAAAGAATAATAACAATCATATGATTTTAGCAGAAGCTACTCTCCATGAACTTAACAAACCCATTGAAATCGATTCTTCCGTCTTTGTTTCCATCTAACGATCTGATCATAACCGAGCAGTTCTCTAGGTAAGATCCTTCTTTGAAACCCAAGATTGTCAAAACTCTCCGCAACTCTTTAGCGTCGATGAAGCCGTCTCTGTTTTCATCGAACACGTCAAAAGCTTGCTTCACTTCCTCCAAGCTCGCTTCTTTCTCTTCGAACAAACTCGACATCTCCTTGGAACTGTACCGTTCTTGAAGATCATCGCTTTCTTGGTCGGGAGATAGACCTAAGCTTCTCATAACCATCTCTGCGTCTTCTCTAGAGAGATAATCATAttggtcttcttcttcttgctcttctGTGTTTGTGATCACAGTCTGGTCTTGGTTCCTCACACGTTGATGGTGTTGAAGTAGAGGCAAGAATCCGGACAAAAAGATGCGAGCAGAAGAAACCCATCTCCCTAAACTGATGTGGAACAAGTTGAACAGAGCAAAGAAAAATAGGGAAGATGATTGTTTGCACTCAGACAATAAACTCTTCTCCATGGTTGTGTGTTTTGATATGAATGAATACAATGAACTACAAAGAACTAAGTAATGCGTCCTAGAGGAAATATTGAAGATAAGAATTTGTGTGTTTtagatgaagtatatatatagatatgataGTGTCTTTTTAAAAAGGCAACAGAGAGGAAGGTGGTGGTGGTGCAGGTAGAGACAAGACAAAGTCCGTGTTtgataagataatggaaataaGGAAGTTTCTTTCTATTTCCTGGAACATTGTTGGAATGGTTAGGAGTTGTTTGGTCTTATTTGGAGAAAGTAGACGGCTTGACttgatttttcatttatttaataatttgtgtgtgtatatttttcttcttttcattaacaaagaagaaggaaaacatGCAGATACATGGACTGAAAATCTTTGGAAGAATTCAAACTTTATTATACTATGCATGTTTTCATCGgtctgttatatatatatatatatatatatatatatatatatatatatatatatatctgttaAATTTCGAGACTTTGTGTACAGTTAGAATTCAACTATCCTTTCTATAACATCAAAACTCGAGAGACCAAGACTTTGAATTTACACAAGACGTTCTTTTTAACTAGTGCTATATATTTCCATCCTGATTTGACTCGGCATATGAATGCAATTAACTTCTTAAGCACGatcatgtaaaaataaataaacacacaaaaaggtATATTGTTTACTATCTAATTAATCTTTCCAATGTGAATGTCTCATTAACaatttaggatttatggttaaGAAAACTCAAGTGAAACAAAACTCTTTTGAGAATGTTAAACTCTactatcaatactattaaaacagaagcaatttttatctacttacaaaTAGTATAGGTTAGaccattatatttaattatatttcatattatttctattcatatctaatttaattattaaatatacatcatacctaaaattaaggaactaactaactaatctgttatcttttaaactaatgaatttaatttatattaattcgaaatttaaataactattcaattatattttagttattaatgtaataaatacttatatatatatatatatatctattcatttgtatatatacaactatatattaatccaaatgcaaaaaaaaaacaaattgttcaaaaccctcaccaaatacataaaaatataattttatagttaagagtattaaatatatatatgttaaaataaatattaatagtaatTATACGATGAAACATGTTACTGTTGATAGGTTTATGAATGTATTTTTTACGGGTTACTGAAAGAGACATGtaacatatatatcaaatataaacttattgaaaaaaatattaacaaaaatatatcataaaacattacattaacATGAATCGATGCCAGAGAGTaagggttaatattttaattatttaaaaatataattatatatatatatatataaattataaaaattaagaactaaatataataaaaatatatatcaaaataaaataataaatatttacatttctaATGCGAATAATGAAATTagcttttaaatttaaaataagccatagacaaaaaaatcaaaaagtatctaataacatgtgaataacaaaagtaaactaactaaataaataaacaatttttttttgcaaacgtaaattattaatttttaatagacGTATACACATTATTGATACTCAAATCTATTTCATTTTTAGTATGCATCCTCTCAAATATTGATCTATTAACAAGATGAAATTTTAGTTGGACtaaaattgtatttaaattGGAATATCACTTTCATAATATATTCACTATTCATCTGAACattcatgaatatatattataatactctaaatataataataaatcaaaccgaAATATATATTGGGTCATCTACCAGCTCAACCGATAACCAGATCTCGGGTTTTAGCGGTTGTTACGggttttaaagaatttttaaataacagtttttttttaaaactaaaatgaatTACATATGAGCCACCAAATTTACCAATTTTACTGCGGAtcgggtcgggtttcaaaacactgaaTATAATGTTCCATTTGTAATATCTAAGTGTAGATACaactaaaatacaaatttatatcaaataaactTGGAATGTTTCGAAAATGATCCCGCGCTTTGatagcgcgggtcaaaatctagtcctCATTCATGGTCTACTTCCACGCTTTAGTGTATGTCCAAGTGAATCATGCTGTCTAGGGAGAGAACTAAATAGCTGCATACATAGTCTGATCTTCTTCTATGAATATTCACATTAAGGCCAGCCATAACTGAAACCAACTTGACAAAATACATAAAGATTTTCATCCatcataaagcaataaaaatataacgttTAAAATGAAAGTTTGTGTCCTTATAGGTAAGCGATTTGCGGATTGGTAGAAGCCTCTTGATAGCGTTTATTGCTTGTTGTGTCTGTCCCTGCTTAGATTAGGTTGAGTTGCTgtctagtttttattttatttttttctgtttcttgttCTCATTGTATTTCTGTCAAAAATCTTAAAACTGGTAAtaatatctttacatttttaccaaaaaaaaaaaaaaaaaaaaaaaaaaaaagtttgtgtcCTTATtcttcatataatttttttcattgacaTTAATACAATTGAAATGGTCATAAAGAGGATTGGGATAAAGAAGCCCATACAACGAGTTTATCACTTATTAATGGGCCTGAGTTTGGATCTGACTGAAGCCCATAGAAGGATCTTTTaaagagtttcaaaaaaaaaaaacaattttccatttctttgtattttgtaaaatttaagtATATGCTGCTTTTGGGATTGTGCCTTCGTCTCTTCGATTTTTCTGGTTGTGTGTGGTTTCCCCCATCGACTCTTCTGGGCTTCCCTCGATTTCGTTTCGTAACCGATCCTTTCGAGTTTCGATCGCCATCTCCCGACAGAGAAAGCTTCGAGCTCGAGAGAGAATAATCCATGGGCTCCTCGCCGGTTCAGGGTCGGCTCGATATATTCGAGATATATCGCAGATTTTGTGGTAAAGTCCCTTCCTTTATCTCCCTCCTTCTTCGATCTGTTCATGTTTGTCCTtcaatttgaaattatttaaatcTTACACATATAGTATTGTTCTCTGTTCTGTCTTTGAATCCTAAGTTGCTCTGTTTCCATTCCTCTGACATTGCTATGGATAAAAGTTGATTCTTTTGAGCTCAATGGTTTTTGGGGTTTCGGTTTATGGAAAAGCTGATAACATTATATGAATAAAGTTTCCTGCTTTGCTTATTgaagttgagaatggtgtaaaGTCTATAGCTTTGCTTATTgaagttgagaatggtgtaaaGTTTCTACCTTTGCTTGTATTTATGTGTAAAGTTTCTAGCTTTGACTCTTTCCGTTGGGCTTTGATATTCTATTGCAGACATTCGATCAAGTCAAGTCTTATGTAAGATTAATAAAAGCAACGAGGAAACACAAAGAACTAATTATTCTAAAGAAGCGTTAACTCACCTCATGAGTCTAGTCGAGAACAAGTTTCAGGCAAGGTGATTGCTTTGCTTATCTTCATGGCTATCATATGCTGCAATACTTACTTTGTCTTCTCCTGATCCGTTCGCTTATTTCTCCCTTTGCATATCCCATGATAGAAACTCCATTTTTGATGAATTGTTCAAGTTGATGTCACGTCTGGACTTAATGGCAAGTGTTTTCATCTCTTACACCATTGGTTGACCAGCTGCACTGTGATCTATCTAACCCTTTTGATCTGTCTTCTTTGTAGGTGGACTTCTCTGAGTTTACCCGCTTctatgattttgttttctttatgtgCCGCGAGAATGGACAGAAGAGTATAAGTAAGAGCTTCTTCTCCTTTTCAACCCAATCGTTTTGGTTATACCCTCAATGTCAGCGAATACTGATAAGTACCTCTTGATTGAATATTGTGCAGCTGTAGCAAAAGCTATTACCGCGTGGAAACTTGTTTTGGCTGGGAGGTTTAGATTACTTAACCGCTGGTGTGACTTCACTGAGGTACCCAtctctttcttgttttttttttattagtgtaAACGTTAGTTTC
This genomic interval from Brassica napus cultivar Da-Ae chromosome A6, Da-Ae, whole genome shotgun sequence contains the following:
- the LOC106352341 gene encoding probable calcium-binding protein CML45, with the protein product MEKSLLSECKQSSSLFFFALFNLFHISLGRWVSSARIFLSGFLPLLQHHQRVRNQDQTVITNTEEQEEEDQYDYLSREDAEMVMRSLGLSPDQESDDLQERYSSKEMSSLFEEKEASLEEVKQAFDVFDENRDGFIDAKELRRVLTILGFKEGSYLENCSVMIRSLDGNKDGRIDFNGFVKFMESSFC